TGCGCATGGAAAACGAAAAACGTTCCGTGCTGATCCTTTCCCTGGATCCCAAGGATTTGGAAGCGGGCATCAAATCCACCAACGACGATCTCGAAGCCTTCCTGAAAAAAAATCAGGGCCAGTTCATGACCAAAGCCAAAGTCAAACTCCGTTATGCTGTCCTCAACAACGACAGCGTGCGGGATGCGGTCCAGGTCTCCGAAGAAGAGATCAAGGAGTTTTATACCGAACACCTCAAGGATTACAGCAAGGGAGAGACCCGCAAGGCGCGTCACATCCTGGCCCGCATCGACGACAAAACCGACGCCGCCGCGGCCAACGAGAAAATCCGCAAGGCCGCTGAACGGCTCAAGGCCGGAGAAGCGTTTGAAACCGTGGCCAAAGAGCTGTCCGACGACTCTTCCGCGGCCCAGGGCGGAGATCTGGGTGAATTCGGACCCGGGGTCATGGTGCCTGCGTTCGAGAAGGTCGCCTTCTCGCTGGAAGCCGGCAAGGTCTCCGAACCCGTGACCACGGCTTTCGGGGTCCATCTGATTCGTGTGGACCAGATCCATCCCGCCGAAACCAAACCTTTGGAAAAGGTCTCCGCCGAAGTCCGGGGTCGCATCGTCGAAAACAAGGCCAAGGATCTGGTCTATGAGCGTTCCGGCACCTTCGAGGATCAACTGGCCGCCTCGGGCAGTCTGAAAACCATCTCCAACGATCTGAATTTGCGTTACAAGGAGACGGATTTCCTGGCTCAAGACGATGCGGGCCGCTCCGGCGTGGAACTGGAACCCAAATTCCTGGAAGCCGCTTTCGCCACGGCCAAAGGATCCGTCTCCTCGCTGATCGAGGTATCCAACAATCAATTTGTGGCCCTGGAAGTGGTGGACCGCCAGGAACCCGCTCCCAAAACCCTGGAACAATCCAAGGATGAGGTGGTCAAGGCGCTCACCGCGGAAAAAGCCAAGGAAGAGACCCATACCCTCATGACCACGGCGCTCAAGGCTTTGGGAGAAGGCAAATCCGCGGAAGAAATCACCGCCATCCATGCCAAGATCCGTTCCGCCACGCCATCCCCGTTCTTGCGTGAGGGGGCCGAAAAGGAACCCGGTCCCAAGGTGCGCGATGTCAGTTTCAAACTGCAATCCGACAAGCCCAACCACCCGGAACTCATCGAAGAAGAGGGGCGCCTGTTGGCCGTGCGTCTGATCAAGATCATCGAACCCTCCGCCGAAGAGATCAAGGCGGCGGAAAAGGAGTTCTCCGCCAAACTCGAAGAGAGTCTCGGCCAGGAGCAACTGATCGCCTATCTGAATGGTCTTTGGAACCAGTCCAACATCCGCATCAACCAACCCATGCTGGACCGTTTCTGATTCTTTCGCCTGTTCGTCCCCCCTTTTTTTGCCGGTTGTTCCGGTGGAAAGGGGGGACGCCTCATTTTGCCCGTATGGTTGACATTCATGAAAATAGACGCCCAGGTGGTGGTGATCGGCGCTGGCCCCGGAGGTTACACGGCGGCCTTTCTGGCCGCAGGACGGGGTTTCAAGACCGTGCTTGTGGATCCGGAACAGGCGCCGGGGGGAGTGTGTCTGTATCGGGGGTGCATTCCCAGCAAAGCCTTGCTGCATGCCGCCCGCCTCATCGCCGAAAGCAGACAGGCCGCCACCTTTGGCCTGCATTTCAGCGGATTGCGGGTGGATCTGGATCGACTCCGCGCCTGGAAAGATGAAATCGTCACCCGTCTGACCGGCGGACTGGCCCAACAGTGCCAGTTGCGCGGCGTGACCCGACTCCAGGGAGCAGCGCGGCTGCTCTCTTCCAATCGTGTGGTGGTGGAACGGCCCGGAGAAGAGAGCGTCGAACTCCAGGCGGATCATCTCATTCTGGCCACCGGTTCCCGTCCGGCTCCCCTGCCCGGCCTGCCCGGTCCGATGCCGGCAGGCGTGATGGACTCCACCAGCGCCTTGCAACTGGAAACCATACCCGCTTCGCTTCTGGTGGTGGGGGCGGGGAATATCGGTTTGGAATTGGGTACGGTCTACGCGGAGTTGGGATCCCGGGTTCGGGTCGTCGAGGCGGCATCCGGAATCCTGCCCGGCGCGGATCGGGACCTAGTGCGACCGTTGGCCTCCCGTCTCGGCAAGGTGATGGAGTCCGTGACCCTCAACGCCCGTGTGGTCTCCATCGAATCCGCGACCCCGGGTTTGCGGGTGGGAATCCAGGAAGCCTCGGGACCGGTTGTCTTTCACGAGGTGGAGCGGGTTCTGATCGCCACAGGCCGGACTCCCGCCAGCGACATTCCGGGTTTGGAACAGACCCGGGTGACGTTGGATCCCCGGGGGGCCATCCGGGTGGATGCGGCCATGCGCACGGATGATCCCGCCATTTTGGCCATCGGCGATGTCACCGGGGGCGTCATGCTGGCTCACAAGGCCTCGGCCCAGGCCCATCAGGCCGTGGCCACCCTGACCGGAGCGTCGCCACCGGCCCGTCCTCCCATTCTGCCTGCGGTCACCTACACCGATCCCGAAATCGCCTGGGCCGGACTGACCGAAACCATGGCCCGGGAGCAGGGCATCCCGGTGCGAGCGCTTCGTTTTCCCTGGGCCGCTTCGGGCCGCGCCCAGACCCTGGAACGGCCCGAAGGCGTCACCAAATGGATCCTGGAACCCACCACCGGCACGATTCTCGGCGTGGGCATCACCGGGGTCGGGGCCGGAGAGTTGATCGCCGAAGGAGTACTGGCCATGGAGCAGGCCTTGACCATCGACGCGGTTGCCCACTGCGTCCATCCCCATCCGACCCTCTCCGAAACCTTGATGGAGGCTGCGGAGATCTTTTCCGGTCAATGCGTCCATTTCCACGCCCCACTCCGCAAACGTCCCGGAGAATGATGCGAGGCACGCAAAATAGCGGTTGACTTTTGAAAGGACTGTTGCTAGAATCCTGAAAATTGCCGAGATGGCGGAACTGGTAGACGCACCAGACTCAAAATCTGGCGGATGTGAGTCCGTGTCGGTTCGACTCCGACCCTCGGCACCATTTTGACTACTCAAAGACCTGATCCAACCGATCAGGTCTTTTTTTTGTGCGCCCGGCAGGGGTTGAAGGGGCGACTCCCCCACCCAACCCGTTTGAACAAACCGGAGTTCCGACCATCAAGAGCCTTGACCCGAAGGTATATCGTCAAGGACAAGAGGTAGGCAAAGCCTTGCGCGAAATCCAGTCGGAAAATCCGAAAAACAACCGCTGAACGTATCGACGGTTCCGGGGATAATCGATCACCTTTTCGCATCCGACTGTATTCTCCATGATATTCCTCAATCTTATCAATAGACGATACTGCATCCTCTGCTTATGTGGCAGGATATCACTTTGAAGACATGGTTTGCTCTGCTTGCCAGATATTGTCTTTAAAATGATCAGGTCACACGTTATGGCTCAAAAATCCTGATGCTGGATCATACTCCCGAATACTCACTTATTTTTTCCTGTTGACTTGATGGAGATGGAAGAGATAATACACCGCTTCAACCTGAACGGTCGATATCGGCCTTTTTTCAAATACCGGATATCACCAGATTGGATGAAGAAAAAAAAGGGGGGGGACACGTCTGCATTGAAACCAATTCGAGGAATCGAAAGGGAGTCCACGGCATTGCACGCCTTGGCCAGGGTGATGCGGGATGCTGTAGTGATTTTCGGTCCAGATGGTCGCATGACCTGCTGGCATATATATGCCGTCAAACAGGCGGGCCGCAATCATTTTCGTCTGTTCGATC
This DNA window, taken from Magnetococcales bacterium, encodes the following:
- a CDS encoding SurA N-terminal domain-containing protein, with protein sequence MLNVMRRSAKSVLIKLLLVFLALSFMVWGVESYVNSRSQSPVVEAKGWNIGPHEFSEAYEQEFQRLRERFGGSVDKKTAEMLGLKQRTLHSLINRYLILSASRDLRLTVSPNVLRQRIESTPAFQVDGAFNKERYDLVLRNNRLSAREFERQLTSDIVSDQIRRAVSTPTALPKALVSNLVRMENEKRSVLILSLDPKDLEAGIKSTNDDLEAFLKKNQGQFMTKAKVKLRYAVLNNDSVRDAVQVSEEEIKEFYTEHLKDYSKGETRKARHILARIDDKTDAAAANEKIRKAAERLKAGEAFETVAKELSDDSSAAQGGDLGEFGPGVMVPAFEKVAFSLEAGKVSEPVTTAFGVHLIRVDQIHPAETKPLEKVSAEVRGRIVENKAKDLVYERSGTFEDQLAASGSLKTISNDLNLRYKETDFLAQDDAGRSGVELEPKFLEAAFATAKGSVSSLIEVSNNQFVALEVVDRQEPAPKTLEQSKDEVVKALTAEKAKEETHTLMTTALKALGEGKSAEEITAIHAKIRSATPSPFLREGAEKEPGPKVRDVSFKLQSDKPNHPELIEEEGRLLAVRLIKIIEPSAEEIKAAEKEFSAKLEESLGQEQLIAYLNGLWNQSNIRINQPMLDRF
- the lpdA gene encoding dihydrolipoyl dehydrogenase; this translates as MKIDAQVVVIGAGPGGYTAAFLAAGRGFKTVLVDPEQAPGGVCLYRGCIPSKALLHAARLIAESRQAATFGLHFSGLRVDLDRLRAWKDEIVTRLTGGLAQQCQLRGVTRLQGAARLLSSNRVVVERPGEESVELQADHLILATGSRPAPLPGLPGPMPAGVMDSTSALQLETIPASLLVVGAGNIGLELGTVYAELGSRVRVVEAASGILPGADRDLVRPLASRLGKVMESVTLNARVVSIESATPGLRVGIQEASGPVVFHEVERVLIATGRTPASDIPGLEQTRVTLDPRGAIRVDAAMRTDDPAILAIGDVTGGVMLAHKASAQAHQAVATLTGASPPARPPILPAVTYTDPEIAWAGLTETMAREQGIPVRALRFPWAASGRAQTLERPEGVTKWILEPTTGTILGVGITGVGAGELIAEGVLAMEQALTIDAVAHCVHPHPTLSETLMEAAEIFSGQCVHFHAPLRKRPGE